The Pseudomonas fluorescens genome includes a window with the following:
- a CDS encoding AMP-binding protein, whose product MSVYELNSPLPESVTDGALVALQRWARERPTQIALRHRRLGIWKAWRWIDVQREVERVCDGLRQQGFAPGARLALSGAFEPSLLILALAARQLGGYSVVIDRDSRGEDLQRQLRLARPTFAFVQRRESVSHWLQCGLDEDWPLRLYSAQANAASRGLWQVQSLSVLFVTEAPTAQRQGWAQVAEDAVVWVDEGTEWRDGLTHLFSRWLDGGEGLAFPETRESASRDRREIAPTALLLSAVRVESLAAEIEARLPLPGTWRRRLCEWTLDDPRRGLRRWLKARVRHLLGFQRLRRIEVPSAPAHVVRQGRAPQSWLQEYLERAA is encoded by the coding sequence ATGAGTGTCTACGAACTCAATTCGCCTCTGCCCGAAAGCGTGACTGACGGTGCCCTGGTGGCCTTGCAACGCTGGGCCAGGGAGCGACCGACGCAGATCGCCCTGCGCCATCGGCGTCTCGGCATCTGGAAAGCCTGGCGGTGGATCGATGTGCAGCGCGAGGTCGAGCGTGTGTGCGATGGCTTGCGCCAGCAGGGCTTTGCCCCAGGCGCGCGGCTGGCGCTCAGTGGTGCCTTCGAGCCGAGCCTGTTGATCCTGGCACTGGCCGCGCGCCAACTGGGCGGGTACAGCGTGGTGATCGACCGCGACAGCCGTGGTGAGGATCTACAGCGCCAGTTACGCCTGGCCCGTCCGACGTTCGCCTTTGTCCAGCGCCGCGAAAGCGTATCGCACTGGCTGCAGTGTGGCCTGGATGAGGATTGGCCGCTGCGGCTGTATTCGGCCCAGGCTAACGCAGCGAGTCGCGGCCTGTGGCAAGTGCAGTCGCTGTCGGTGCTGTTCGTCACCGAGGCGCCGACCGCACAGCGCCAGGGCTGGGCCCAGGTCGCCGAGGACGCGGTGGTATGGGTCGACGAAGGCACCGAATGGCGCGATGGCTTGACCCATTTGTTCAGTCGTTGGCTGGACGGCGGAGAAGGCCTGGCATTTCCGGAAACCCGCGAGTCAGCCAGTCGCGATCGCCGCGAGATCGCCCCGACGGCCTTGTTGCTGTCTGCCGTGCGAGTCGAATCCCTGGCGGCGGAAATCGAAGCTCGCCTGCCACTTCCAGGCACTTGGCGAAGGCGCCTGTGCGAATGGACCCTGGATGATCCGCGGCGTGGCTTGCGACGCTGGCTCAAGGCGCGGGTGCGGCACCTGCTCGGCTTCCAGCGGCTGCGCCGGATCGAGGTGCCGAGTGCTCCCGCACACGTCGTACGGCAAGGGCGGGCACCTCAATCGTGGTTGCAGGAGTACCTGGAGCGAGCGGCATGA
- a CDS encoding LLM class flavin-dependent oxidoreductase, whose protein sequence is MPREIRLNAFEMNCVGHQSPGLWRHPKDRAWQYKDLDYWTDLAKLLERGKFDGIFIADVIGIYDVLGGNGDAAIRQATQVPVNDPLALITPMALVTEHLGFGLTASLTFEHPYPFARRLSTLDHLTKGRIGWNIVTSYLDSGARNLGQKALSDHDARYDYADEYLEVLYKLFEGSWEEGAVVRDRERGIFSDPSKVHEIRHQGKHFQVPGIHLCEPSPQRTPVLYQAGASSRGKDFAAGHAECVFVAAPSKVILKKTVADIRRRAAEAGRDPRKVLIFNLQTVIVDETDAKAQAKWRELKSYSSYEGALALISGWTGIDFGQYRPDQVLKHIHTNAIQSAVETFSTADPDKQWTVQELADWVGIGGFGPLIVGSAQTVADELQAWVEDTDVDGFNLAYALAHETFRDVVELLVPELQQRGAYKTEYRPGTLRDKLFGDGPRLPANHPGAGYRDLSRLARRTRLAEPALAGEE, encoded by the coding sequence ATGCCACGTGAAATTCGTTTGAATGCCTTTGAGATGAACTGTGTCGGTCACCAGTCGCCTGGTCTCTGGAGGCATCCCAAGGATCGCGCCTGGCAGTACAAGGACCTGGATTACTGGACCGACCTGGCCAAGCTGTTGGAGCGCGGCAAGTTCGACGGCATCTTCATCGCTGATGTGATTGGTATCTACGATGTGCTCGGTGGCAATGGCGATGCGGCCATCCGCCAGGCGACGCAAGTGCCAGTCAACGATCCCTTGGCGTTGATCACGCCGATGGCGCTGGTGACCGAACACCTGGGTTTTGGCCTCACCGCCTCGCTGACCTTCGAGCACCCGTATCCCTTCGCCCGCCGGCTGTCCACGCTGGACCACCTGACCAAGGGGCGTATCGGTTGGAACATCGTCACCTCTTACCTCGACAGTGGGGCGCGCAACCTCGGGCAGAAGGCGCTGAGCGATCATGATGCGCGCTACGACTATGCCGACGAATACCTGGAGGTGCTCTACAAGTTGTTCGAAGGCAGTTGGGAGGAGGGCGCGGTGGTGCGCGACCGTGAGCGCGGCATTTTCAGCGACCCGAGCAAGGTCCACGAGATCCGTCACCAGGGCAAGCACTTCCAGGTGCCGGGCATCCACCTCTGCGAACCGTCGCCGCAACGCACGCCGGTGCTCTACCAGGCCGGGGCGTCGAGCCGTGGCAAGGACTTTGCCGCAGGGCACGCGGAATGTGTGTTTGTCGCTGCACCGTCCAAGGTGATCCTGAAAAAGACCGTGGCCGATATTCGCCGGCGTGCCGCCGAAGCCGGGCGCGATCCGCGCAAGGTGCTGATCTTCAATCTGCAGACGGTGATCGTCGACGAGACCGATGCCAAGGCCCAGGCCAAGTGGCGAGAATTGAAGTCCTACAGCAGCTACGAGGGCGCGTTGGCGCTGATCTCTGGCTGGACGGGTATCGACTTCGGTCAGTACCGGCCCGACCAGGTGCTCAAGCACATCCACACCAACGCCATCCAGTCGGCGGTGGAAACCTTCTCTACCGCCGATCCGGACAAGCAGTGGACCGTCCAGGAACTGGCCGACTGGGTCGGCATCGGCGGCTTTGGCCCGTTGATTGTCGGCAGTGCGCAAACGGTGGCAGACGAGTTGCAGGCCTGGGTCGAGGACACCGATGTGGACGGCTTCAACCTGGCCTATGCCCTGGCCCATGAAACCTTCCGCGATGTGGTTGAACTGTTGGTGCCCGAGTTGCAACAGCGCGGTGCGTACAAGACCGAATACCGCCCCGGCACCTTGCGCGACAAGCTGTTCGGCGACGGCCCGCGACTGCCCGCCAACCACCCTGGCGCCGGCTATCGGGACTTGAGTCGCCTGGCCCGGCGCACTCGCCTCGCTGAGCCGGCCTTGGCCGGCGAGGAGTAA
- a CDS encoding multidrug effflux MFS transporter: MEARTSLAITATQPHASTQPLTGKVVALLAGLAAISMLSTNIILPAFAEIGKDLGVTARELGLTLSSFFITFALGQLVVGPLADRYGRQKLVLGGLSVFVVGTVIAGLATTLDVLIAGRVVQALGVCAASVLSRAIARDLFEGETLARALSLTMIATAAAPGFSPLAGSVLSVTLGWRAIFILVGLAAVVLAFFYVRDLGETHPADRRAPHSAKSVVLAYGRLALDKRFILPALSMSLLMSGLFASFAAAPAILMQGIGLTSLQTGLYFAATVFVVFAAGMAAPRLAHRHGARIATLVGIACAMAGGGLLLVGPAAPGLGWYALSMITFLWGMGLANPLGTAITMGPFGKEAGMASALLGFLSMGAAALSTWLASVLSFAPVTTLGGIQTMACLVALVLFLLRGRL, encoded by the coding sequence ATGGAAGCCAGAACTTCATTGGCGATTACCGCTACGCAACCGCACGCCTCCACACAACCATTGACCGGCAAAGTCGTGGCGCTGCTTGCAGGCCTGGCGGCGATCAGCATGCTGTCCACCAACATCATCCTCCCGGCGTTCGCGGAGATCGGCAAAGACCTGGGCGTGACCGCTCGCGAGCTCGGCCTGACGCTGTCCAGCTTCTTCATCACGTTCGCCTTGGGCCAGCTGGTGGTCGGGCCGCTGGCCGACCGCTACGGGCGCCAGAAACTGGTGCTCGGCGGCCTCTCAGTGTTCGTGGTCGGCACCGTCATCGCCGGCCTTGCCACCACCCTTGATGTGCTGATCGCCGGACGCGTCGTCCAGGCGTTGGGCGTGTGCGCAGCCTCGGTGCTGTCCCGCGCCATCGCACGGGATCTGTTCGAAGGCGAGACGCTGGCCCGCGCCCTGTCGCTGACGATGATCGCCACTGCCGCGGCGCCGGGTTTTTCGCCGCTGGCCGGCAGCGTTCTGTCCGTCACGCTCGGCTGGCGCGCCATCTTCATCCTGGTGGGACTGGCCGCCGTGGTACTGGCCTTTTTCTACGTACGCGACCTCGGAGAGACCCACCCTGCCGATCGCCGGGCGCCGCACTCGGCCAAGAGCGTGGTGCTCGCCTATGGCAGATTGGCGCTGGACAAGCGCTTCATCCTCCCTGCCCTTTCAATGAGCCTGCTGATGAGCGGCCTGTTCGCCTCCTTCGCGGCGGCGCCCGCCATCCTGATGCAAGGTATTGGCCTGACCTCGTTGCAAACCGGCCTGTATTTCGCCGCTACGGTATTCGTCGTGTTCGCAGCCGGCATGGCGGCCCCGCGCCTGGCGCATCGTCATGGCGCCCGAATCGCCACACTCGTGGGCATTGCCTGTGCCATGGCCGGCGGCGGCCTGCTGCTCGTCGGCCCAGCCGCGCCTGGTCTTGGGTGGTATGCCCTCTCGATGATCACCTTCCTGTGGGGCATGGGCCTGGCCAATCCGCTGGGCACGGCAATCACCATGGGGCCTTTCGGCAAGGAAGCCGGGATGGCCTCCGCATTGCTGGGCTTTCTCTCCATGGGTGCGGCTGCTCTGAGCACCTGGCTGGCCTCGGTCTTGAGCTTCGCGCCGGTCACGACGCTGGGTGGGATTCAGACGATGGCCTGCCTGGTGGCGCTGGTGCTGTTTCTGTTGCGGGGGCGTCTTTGA
- a CDS encoding DSD1 family PLP-dependent enzyme: MRPSDRGSPYNEYFHKLNQELKVHGPMRPVMLIDLDGLDHNINVVMQSVKRAGKHLRLVEKSLPSPGLLAYIAKRTDSQRLMSFHQPFLNQDAVTFPEADLLLGKPLPVRSAELFYQTHKGTFDPSRQLQWLLDTPRRLMDYLALAQGLGIRMRVNIELDVGLHRGGVADHAVLGEMLTLISAHPQQLEFSGFMGYDPFVGMGVPRVLGSSQALFDKVMVIYNGHVNYLREHFPALWHEGLTLNTAGSPSYGIHEQERLSSEVSVGTAFLKPTHYDLPSLVEHVPAAFIATPVLKSTGPVNFPALDDKSRLFSWWDPNQRATFFLYGGNWMAEFESPKGLQSNELYGRSSNQEMVNGSLAVGLNVEDQVFLRPTQTESVLLQFGDLLAVRGGKIVETWPVY, from the coding sequence TTGCGTCCGAGCGATCGGGGCAGCCCCTACAACGAGTACTTCCACAAGCTGAATCAGGAACTGAAGGTCCATGGGCCGATGCGGCCGGTGATGCTGATCGACCTCGATGGGCTCGATCACAACATCAATGTGGTCATGCAATCGGTCAAACGTGCCGGCAAACACTTGCGCCTGGTGGAGAAGTCCCTGCCGTCACCGGGGTTGTTGGCGTATATCGCCAAACGAACCGATAGCCAGCGGCTGATGTCGTTCCACCAGCCGTTCCTCAATCAGGATGCAGTGACCTTTCCCGAGGCCGACCTCTTGCTCGGCAAGCCTTTGCCGGTGCGCTCGGCCGAGCTGTTTTATCAAACTCACAAGGGCACCTTTGACCCTTCCAGGCAACTGCAATGGCTGCTCGATACCCCCCGGCGGCTGATGGATTACCTGGCGTTGGCGCAAGGCCTGGGCATCCGGATGCGGGTCAATATCGAGCTGGATGTCGGCCTGCATCGCGGCGGAGTCGCTGACCACGCGGTGCTAGGCGAGATGCTGACGCTGATCAGTGCGCATCCGCAGCAGCTCGAATTTTCAGGCTTCATGGGGTATGACCCGTTTGTCGGCATGGGCGTGCCCAGGGTCCTCGGTTCGTCCCAGGCGTTGTTCGACAAGGTGATGGTCATTTACAACGGCCATGTGAATTACCTGCGTGAACACTTCCCTGCGCTTTGGCACGAAGGGCTCACGCTCAATACGGCCGGTAGCCCCAGCTACGGTATACATGAGCAGGAACGCTTGAGCAGCGAGGTTTCGGTGGGAACGGCGTTTCTCAAGCCGACCCATTACGACCTGCCATCGCTGGTCGAGCATGTGCCGGCGGCCTTTATCGCAACGCCGGTGCTAAAGAGCACTGGCCCCGTCAATTTCCCAGCCCTGGATGACAAGTCCCGATTGTTCTCCTGGTGGGACCCTAACCAGCGCGCAACATTCTTCCTCTACGGCGGTAACTGGATGGCCGAGTTCGAGTCTCCCAAGGGGCTGCAAAGCAATGAGCTCTATGGTCGCAGCTCCAATCAGGAAATGGTCAACGGCTCCCTGGCCGTAGGGTTGAACGTGGAGGACCAGGTGTTTTTACGGCCGACCCAGACTGAATCCGTGCTGCTGCAATTTGGTGATTTGCTGGCCGTGCGCGGTGGGAAGATTGTTGAAACCTGGCCGGTGTACTGA
- a CDS encoding alpha/beta fold hydrolase, with product MNRVDRLLLGTLRLVHRWQFGLKLRWHTGKHGRLAYLQSPARQQRTTLVMLHGLGASKDQWGPAMLGMARHHHCVFVDLPGHGQSVYEAGAGFGPLAMLAELEGLLDTLVEGPFVLVGSSLGGCVAGLYAAKHPQRVSHLVLLAPAGLGEQALGPTLKASLQGAGTVFGYRTVEEMKRFWSLVFQAPPEVGGRLAQAMAASGRSRFAAVQRVVEDFRREGLDVLLERLPQIAAKTLVIWGRHDQVFLPATLDNLLKQLPDARGEFIEDCGHVPYLERGADVVTAITGFIATSRV from the coding sequence ATGAACCGCGTTGATCGATTGCTGCTCGGCACTTTGCGCCTGGTCCACCGCTGGCAGTTCGGTTTGAAACTGCGCTGGCACACCGGTAAACATGGACGCCTGGCCTATCTGCAAAGCCCTGCACGGCAACAGCGGACGACGCTGGTCATGCTCCATGGCTTGGGCGCCAGCAAGGATCAGTGGGGCCCTGCGATGCTCGGCATGGCGCGCCATCACCACTGCGTTTTCGTCGACTTGCCGGGGCATGGCCAATCCGTGTACGAGGCGGGTGCCGGCTTTGGTCCCCTGGCAATGCTGGCGGAACTCGAAGGCCTGCTGGATACACTCGTCGAGGGCCCCTTCGTGCTGGTCGGCAGCTCTTTGGGTGGATGCGTGGCCGGCCTGTATGCCGCCAAACACCCGCAGCGTGTCAGTCACTTGGTCTTGCTGGCGCCTGCCGGTCTGGGCGAGCAAGCGCTAGGCCCCACATTGAAAGCCAGCCTGCAAGGGGCGGGCACGGTGTTTGGCTATCGTACGGTCGAAGAGATGAAGCGCTTCTGGAGCCTGGTGTTCCAGGCGCCGCCCGAGGTAGGAGGGCGCTTGGCCCAGGCCATGGCGGCCAGCGGCAGGTCGAGGTTTGCCGCTGTGCAGCGTGTCGTCGAGGATTTCCGTCGCGAAGGCCTGGACGTGCTGCTCGAACGGTTGCCCCAGATCGCTGCCAAGACGCTGGTGATCTGGGGCCGGCATGACCAGGTATTCCTGCCGGCGACCCTGGACAACCTGCTCAAGCAACTGCCCGATGCACGCGGCGAGTTCATCGAGGACTGCGGGCATGTGCCCTATCTTGAACGGGGCGCCGATGTGGTGACGGCCATCACAGGGTTCATTGCAACGTCCAGGGTTTAG